In a genomic window of Amycolatopsis japonica:
- a CDS encoding RNA ligase family protein, with the protein MEQARGRGRPRKDPAALARWTPPEGWSRLVAWISPEEKKALKHVAVEADVSVAELIRALAGGLTAGAITPEELIGHVVKGKTVMEKIPTLFERDERFHVVDRPRAECAWVFDGAGVGTEKLDGTNVRLTVRAGQLVRVERRRNPSKAQKQQGIVDGWYVDTDSESADDKWILAAAGNTDVSGWPDGEHPSEALGPRIQGNPLGLEEHRCVPFDLQAPALPEVPRSYHELRDFLDTLDSRFSPGHVAEGVVFHHPDGRRAKIKRKDFPRAVMA; encoded by the coding sequence GTGGAGCAGGCACGAGGACGGGGCAGGCCGCGCAAAGACCCGGCGGCACTGGCCCGATGGACGCCTCCTGAAGGGTGGTCACGGCTGGTCGCGTGGATCTCCCCTGAAGAAAAGAAGGCGCTGAAGCACGTGGCCGTCGAAGCCGACGTTTCCGTGGCGGAGCTGATACGGGCGCTCGCCGGTGGGCTGACCGCCGGCGCCATCACTCCTGAGGAACTCATCGGGCACGTCGTGAAAGGCAAGACAGTCATGGAGAAGATCCCCACGCTTTTCGAGCGCGACGAGCGCTTCCACGTCGTCGACCGGCCTCGCGCCGAGTGCGCCTGGGTATTCGACGGTGCCGGGGTGGGAACCGAGAAACTCGACGGCACCAACGTCCGGCTGACCGTGCGCGCGGGACAGCTGGTCCGGGTCGAGCGGCGCCGCAACCCGAGCAAGGCGCAGAAGCAGCAGGGCATCGTGGACGGCTGGTACGTGGACACCGACAGCGAATCCGCCGACGACAAGTGGATCCTCGCGGCGGCCGGGAACACCGACGTGTCCGGCTGGCCGGACGGGGAGCATCCGAGCGAGGCGCTCGGCCCTCGCATCCAGGGCAATCCCCTCGGTCTGGAAGAGCACCGATGCGTCCCGTTCGATCTCCAGGCACCGGCGTTGCCCGAAGTACCGCGCAGCTACCACGAACTGCGGGACTTCCTCGACACGCTGGACAGCCGGTTCTCGCCCGGGCACGTGGCCGAGGGCGTCGTGTTCCACCATCCCGACGGCCGCCGGGCCAAGATCAAGCGCAAGGACTTCCCCCGCGCGGTGATGGCCTAG
- a CDS encoding sensor histidine kinase, with protein MKPHLGETTGLNAAMHAGFFLLLAASVARFVAGHGLSGATPLILVLTGALALVYVAGVLSWEALDRWRPVWLTAVIAVWLALVVAAPSFAWCAVPLFFVCLQMLRPRMMIAVVVLLTVATILAQLRIADGFDPSIVLAPIAVALMATMTFLQLDRDRHELGQTVGELLRTRIDLAESQRVAGMVEERERLAREIHDVLAQGLSSLRMLLQAAQRSWDTDPELARAHVSRAVDAAGDNLDEARRFVKGLGSPRLESTGLGETLSALAEQVTFAATHPVRFETSGDPYPLEPEVEACLLRVAQSALANVSEHARATKAAVTLTYLADKVVLDIRDDGVGFAPASTRASGLRGNGLRMIGERVAELGGEMVVESAPGEGTALAVAVPTREAR; from the coding sequence ATGAAACCGCATCTGGGCGAGACCACAGGGCTGAACGCCGCGATGCACGCCGGGTTCTTCCTGCTGCTCGCAGCGTCCGTGGCACGGTTCGTCGCGGGGCACGGATTGAGCGGTGCCACCCCGCTGATCCTCGTGCTCACCGGCGCGCTCGCGCTGGTCTACGTGGCGGGTGTGCTGAGCTGGGAGGCGCTCGACCGGTGGCGTCCGGTGTGGCTGACGGCGGTGATCGCGGTCTGGCTGGCACTGGTGGTGGCCGCGCCGAGTTTCGCCTGGTGCGCCGTGCCGTTGTTCTTCGTCTGCCTGCAGATGCTGCGCCCGCGGATGATGATCGCGGTGGTCGTGCTCCTGACCGTCGCGACCATCCTCGCCCAGCTGAGGATCGCGGACGGGTTCGATCCGAGCATCGTGCTCGCGCCCATCGCGGTCGCGCTGATGGCCACGATGACGTTCCTGCAACTCGACCGGGACCGGCACGAACTGGGTCAGACCGTCGGGGAGCTCCTGCGCACCAGGATCGACCTCGCCGAGAGTCAGCGAGTGGCCGGGATGGTGGAGGAACGGGAGCGGCTGGCGCGAGAGATCCATGACGTCCTCGCGCAGGGGCTTTCGAGTCTGCGGATGCTCCTGCAGGCGGCGCAGCGGTCGTGGGACACGGACCCGGAACTGGCCAGAGCCCACGTGTCCCGCGCCGTCGACGCGGCGGGGGACAACCTCGACGAAGCCCGCCGGTTCGTCAAAGGTCTCGGGTCGCCGCGGCTGGAGAGCACCGGCCTCGGCGAGACCCTGAGCGCGCTCGCCGAGCAGGTCACGTTCGCCGCCACGCATCCGGTGCGCTTCGAGACCAGTGGGGATCCGTATCCCCTGGAACCCGAGGTGGAGGCGTGTCTGCTCCGGGTCGCGCAGAGCGCGCTGGCGAACGTCAGCGAGCACGCCAGGGCGACGAAGGCCGCCGTCACACTGACCTATCTGGCCGACAAGGTCGTCCTCGACATTCGAGACGACGGCGTCGGTTTCGCCCCGGCTTCGACCCGCGCGAGCGGCTTGCGGGGGAACGGGTTGCGGATGATCGGTGAGCGGGTCGCCGAACTCGGTGGTGAGATGGTCGTCGAGAGCGCGCCGGGAGAGGGCACCGCGCTCGCCGTCGCCGTGCCCACCAGGGAGGCTCGATGA
- a CDS encoding ankyrin repeat domain-containing protein: MSQLFEADANRVRQAVDDGADLEIRDDRGRTPLLVAVTENRLEIAEILVKAGADPNALDGRHDTPWLVTGVTGSVPMAKLLLGAKPDLTITNRYGGVSLIPASERGHAEYVRLVAGSGIDVDHVNDLGWTALLEAVILGDGGPRHQEVVRALVAAGADVNLADKQGVTPLAHARTKGQTAVARILGEAGAH, translated from the coding sequence GTGAGCCAACTCTTCGAAGCCGACGCCAACCGGGTCCGGCAGGCCGTCGACGACGGCGCCGACCTGGAGATCCGTGACGATCGCGGCCGGACCCCGTTGCTCGTCGCCGTCACCGAGAACCGGCTCGAGATCGCCGAAATCCTCGTCAAGGCGGGCGCCGACCCGAACGCGCTCGACGGGCGGCACGACACACCTTGGCTGGTCACCGGGGTCACCGGCAGCGTCCCGATGGCGAAGCTGCTGCTCGGAGCCAAGCCGGATCTGACCATCACCAACCGGTACGGCGGGGTCTCGCTGATCCCCGCCTCCGAACGCGGGCACGCCGAGTACGTGCGGCTGGTGGCGGGCAGCGGAATCGACGTCGACCACGTGAACGACCTCGGCTGGACCGCGCTGCTGGAAGCGGTGATCCTCGGCGACGGCGGGCCGCGCCATCAGGAGGTGGTCCGGGCGCTCGTCGCCGCGGGCGCCGATGTGAACCTCGCCGACAAGCAGGGCGTCACTCCTCTCGCTCACGCCCGGACCAAGGGCCAGACGGCCGTCGCCCGAATCCTCGGCGAAGCCGGGGCACACTGA
- a CDS encoding helix-turn-helix transcriptional regulator translates to MTTSTVDTTQELAAFLRTRRERLDPEEFGLPSRRRSRRTPGLRREEVAELAAVSVDYIVRLEQARGLRPSADVVEALARALRLAPDERAYLFDLARQRPRNADKPATTAAPSLARLVADLSPLPAMLMNHRYDILVWNDEMARLLVDFGTLPPSQRNAMWLCLKHPEIREFYADRERVVREGIAHLRAAWAAHPDDQALTGLITEFTADEEFARLWAERDVKVNGRGRKVMRHPEAGLVELDYEVLTPLEDQDQRLVIYRAMSEESRLALGRLFALPRR, encoded by the coding sequence ATGACGACCTCCACCGTGGACACGACACAGGAGCTGGCCGCGTTCCTGCGGACCCGGCGTGAACGCCTGGACCCGGAGGAATTCGGCCTGCCGTCGCGCCGTCGGTCCCGGCGGACCCCGGGGCTGCGCCGCGAGGAGGTCGCCGAACTGGCGGCGGTCAGCGTCGACTACATCGTGCGGCTGGAACAGGCCCGTGGGCTGCGGCCGTCGGCCGACGTCGTGGAGGCGCTGGCCAGGGCGCTGCGCCTGGCTCCCGACGAACGCGCTTACCTCTTCGATCTGGCCCGGCAGCGTCCCCGCAACGCCGACAAGCCCGCCACCACCGCGGCACCGTCGCTGGCCCGGCTGGTCGCGGATCTTTCGCCGCTGCCCGCCATGCTGATGAACCACCGCTACGACATCCTGGTCTGGAACGACGAGATGGCGAGGCTGCTGGTGGACTTCGGCACCCTGCCGCCGTCGCAGCGGAACGCGATGTGGTTGTGCCTCAAACACCCCGAGATCCGCGAGTTCTACGCGGATCGTGAACGTGTCGTGCGGGAGGGCATCGCCCATCTGCGCGCCGCGTGGGCCGCGCATCCGGACGACCAGGCCCTGACCGGGCTGATCACCGAATTCACCGCCGACGAGGAATTCGCGCGACTGTGGGCGGAACGCGACGTCAAGGTCAACGGCCGCGGGCGCAAGGTGATGCGGCATCCCGAGGCCGGTTTGGTCGAACTGGACTACGAAGTGCTCACCCCGCTCGAGGATCAGGACCAGCGCTTGGTGATCTACCGCGCCATGTCCGAAGAAAGCCGCTTGGCGCTCGGCCGGTTGTTCGCCCTTCCCCGGCGGTAG
- a CDS encoding S1 family peptidase produces the protein MRRRIALALGGAAVLTASLTSAAFAPVAQASPGLLAAMQRDLGLTAAQASTRLTQEMTASRVLPAAQRAAGAAFGGAWFDPARGALVVGVTDPAAASAVREAGAEPTAVAISAARLDAAKAEIDKSAKTRPAPAAVSGWRADPRSGSVVVALRPGAHGADVDDFLARARKSGPVTTVTAPKAEPFAAGTVGGDPYYINGNTRCSIGFSVHGGFVSAGHCGGTGSPVVGWDGSAMGNFAGSSFPGNDYAFIRIGNGWWTAPVVLGWGTVSDALVRGSWVAPVGTSVCRSGSTTHWHCGTVLGHNETVNYSQGAVHQMTRTNVCAEPGDSGGSFITGDQAQGVTSGGWGNCGSGGETWFQPVNEILQNYGLSLVTA, from the coding sequence ATGCGTCGAAGAATCGCCCTGGCACTCGGCGGCGCCGCCGTCCTGACCGCGAGTCTCACTTCCGCCGCCTTCGCCCCGGTCGCGCAGGCTTCCCCCGGATTGCTCGCCGCGATGCAGCGTGATCTGGGGCTCACCGCCGCGCAGGCATCGACCCGGCTCACCCAGGAAATGACCGCCTCGCGGGTGCTGCCCGCCGCGCAACGGGCCGCCGGCGCGGCGTTCGGCGGCGCCTGGTTCGATCCGGCGCGCGGCGCACTCGTCGTCGGGGTGACCGATCCCGCGGCGGCGTCCGCGGTCCGGGAGGCAGGCGCCGAACCCACCGCGGTCGCGATCAGCGCGGCCCGGCTCGACGCGGCCAAGGCCGAAATCGACAAGTCGGCCAAGACCCGGCCCGCCCCCGCCGCCGTCAGCGGCTGGCGCGCCGACCCGCGCAGCGGCAGCGTCGTGGTCGCGCTGCGGCCGGGCGCACACGGTGCCGACGTCGACGACTTCCTGGCCAGGGCAAGGAAATCCGGCCCGGTCACGACGGTCACCGCGCCCAAGGCCGAACCGTTCGCGGCCGGTACCGTCGGCGGCGACCCGTACTACATCAACGGGAACACCCGCTGTTCGATCGGGTTCAGTGTCCACGGTGGATTCGTCAGCGCCGGCCACTGCGGCGGCACCGGCAGCCCGGTCGTCGGCTGGGACGGCTCGGCGATGGGCAACTTCGCCGGTTCTTCCTTCCCCGGCAACGATTACGCGTTCATCCGGATCGGCAACGGCTGGTGGACCGCGCCGGTCGTCCTCGGCTGGGGCACCGTGAGCGACGCGCTCGTCCGCGGCTCGTGGGTCGCGCCTGTCGGCACGTCGGTGTGCCGGTCCGGTTCGACGACGCACTGGCACTGCGGCACCGTGCTGGGGCACAACGAGACGGTCAACTACTCGCAGGGCGCCGTCCACCAGATGACCCGCACGAACGTCTGCGCCGAACCCGGCGACTCCGGCGGTTCCTTCATCACCGGCGACCAGGCGCAGGGCGTCACCTCCGGCGGCTGGGGCAACTGCGGTTCCGGGGGTGAGACCTGGTTCCAGCCGGTGAACGAGATCCTGCAGAACTACGGTCTGTCGCTCGTCACCGCCTGA
- a CDS encoding acyl carrier protein: MGDHRAEVVKVVSETFRLDPAEIESDAPLEELGIDSKGRIKLLSALEIYHDVRIDLDQLDRFTDIGSVAEVLEEALGGKADGSDERR; the protein is encoded by the coding sequence GTGGGTGATCACCGCGCGGAGGTCGTGAAGGTCGTCAGTGAGACTTTTCGGCTTGATCCCGCCGAAATCGAGTCCGACGCGCCGCTCGAAGAGCTGGGTATCGACTCCAAGGGACGGATAAAACTCCTGTCGGCGCTGGAGATCTACCACGACGTGAGGATTGATCTGGACCAGCTGGACCGGTTCACCGACATCGGGTCGGTGGCCGAAGTGCTCGAAGAGGCACTCGGCGGTAAAGCCGACGGATCCGACGAAAGGCGCTGA
- a CDS encoding aldo/keto reductase, with protein sequence MSLTLDTYRLLGRSGLRVSPLALGAATFGTEWGWGAEQDEARKLFDRYVERGGNFIDTANTYTNGSSERLLGEFARGRRESLVLATKYTTLRRPGDPNSGGGQRKSLFASVEASLRQLDTDYLDLLYLHLWDFTTPVEEILRGMDDLVRQGKVLYVGISNTPAWEVSRIQAIADLRGWSPLIALQIEYNLIERTGERDLIPMAREMGLGVVPWSPLAGGVLTGKYSRADLSATPSEDGTRKDFNLALGTLTERNFAIVDVVQEVAAELGHTPAQVGLAWTLRNPGVTAPIIGARTTEQLEDNLGALEVEFTDSHLARLGEASAIELGFPHDILARDSILALTRGDMTIEPRR encoded by the coding sequence ATGTCGCTCACCCTCGACACCTATCGGCTGCTGGGCCGGTCCGGGCTGCGGGTTTCCCCGCTGGCACTGGGCGCGGCCACCTTCGGCACGGAATGGGGCTGGGGCGCCGAGCAGGACGAGGCACGCAAGCTGTTCGACCGCTACGTCGAACGCGGCGGCAACTTCATCGACACCGCCAACACCTACACCAACGGCAGCTCCGAGCGGCTGCTGGGCGAATTCGCCCGGGGCCGCCGCGAAAGCCTCGTACTGGCGACGAAGTACACGACCCTGCGCCGCCCCGGCGACCCGAATTCCGGGGGCGGCCAGCGCAAGAGCCTGTTCGCGTCGGTGGAAGCCAGCTTGCGGCAACTGGACACGGACTACCTCGATCTCCTTTACCTGCACCTGTGGGATTTCACGACGCCGGTCGAAGAGATCCTGCGCGGGATGGACGATCTGGTCCGGCAGGGCAAGGTCCTGTACGTCGGGATCTCCAACACCCCGGCCTGGGAGGTGTCGCGGATACAGGCGATCGCCGACCTGCGCGGCTGGTCTCCACTGATCGCGCTGCAGATCGAGTACAACCTGATCGAGCGCACCGGGGAACGTGACCTGATCCCCATGGCCCGCGAGATGGGACTGGGCGTGGTGCCCTGGTCGCCGCTGGCCGGCGGGGTGCTCACCGGGAAGTACAGCCGAGCCGATCTGTCCGCGACGCCGTCAGAAGACGGCACCCGCAAGGACTTCAACCTCGCCTTGGGCACACTCACCGAGCGCAACTTCGCCATCGTGGACGTCGTGCAGGAGGTCGCCGCGGAACTCGGCCACACTCCCGCCCAAGTCGGTCTGGCCTGGACCCTGCGGAACCCGGGCGTGACGGCACCGATCATCGGCGCCCGCACCACCGAGCAGCTGGAGGACAACCTCGGCGCACTGGAGGTCGAGTTCACCGACTCGCACCTGGCCCGCCTCGGCGAGGCCTCCGCGATCGAACTCGGCTTCCCGCACGACATCCTCGCCAGGGACTCGATCCTCGCGCTGACCCGTGGCGACATGACGATCGAACCGCGCCGCTGA
- a CDS encoding GlcG/HbpS family heme-binding protein: MNAKLPRTRLVLGMTAGLATVALATGVGAAQAQQDRKPQPPAAAQAVVQTSVLGVDAATRAAQAALDAAEKEGQRVTVAVIDRSGDVRVLLKGDGAGPQTEESAKRKAFTAVSFGQPTSALAKNAQGDGPTIRDIPGTLFLGGGVPVAANGGPIAGIGVGGAPSGDLDEKFAAAGLRAIGELR; the protein is encoded by the coding sequence ATGAACGCCAAGCTCCCCCGCACTCGTCTCGTCCTGGGCATGACGGCCGGCCTCGCGACCGTCGCGCTGGCCACCGGCGTGGGCGCGGCGCAGGCACAGCAGGACCGCAAGCCGCAGCCGCCCGCCGCCGCGCAGGCCGTGGTGCAGACCAGCGTGCTCGGCGTCGACGCCGCCACCCGCGCCGCGCAGGCCGCGCTCGACGCCGCCGAGAAGGAGGGCCAGCGAGTCACCGTCGCCGTGATCGACCGGTCGGGCGACGTCCGCGTCCTGCTCAAGGGCGATGGCGCCGGGCCGCAGACGGAGGAGTCCGCCAAGCGGAAGGCCTTCACCGCGGTCTCCTTCGGACAGCCGACCTCCGCGCTGGCCAAGAACGCCCAGGGCGACGGTCCGACCATCCGCGACATCCCGGGCACGCTCTTCCTCGGCGGCGGTGTGCCGGTCGCCGCGAACGGCGGCCCGATCGCCGGGATCGGTGTCGGCGGCGCGCCCAGCGGCGACCTCGACGAGAAGTTCGCCGCGGCGGGCCTGCGCGCCATCGGGGAACTTCGCTGA
- the sigJ gene encoding RNA polymerase sigma factor SigJ — MNEPTLDPGLKAIVSERRQLIGLAYRLIGSLSEAEDVVQETYTRWYALSPTQREAIESPGAWLTTVASRICLDLLGSARARRERYVGEWLPEPLPGHVEWTTGRPPAVDPADRITLDESINMAFLVVLESLTPAERVAFVLHDVFRYAFAEVAEIVGRSPAACRQLASSARRRIRATQVAPTPVARQADLVREFKKAWEAQDIQALIGLLDPDVKAASDGGGVVRAALHPFEGSDEVASYLMTLARWTSGLDLVERDVNGLPGLVLQQAGQTVAVFAFHVAGDRIQHIWGMRNPEKLRPWSGA; from the coding sequence ATGAACGAACCGACGCTCGATCCGGGACTCAAGGCGATCGTGAGTGAGCGGCGCCAGCTGATCGGGCTCGCGTACCGCCTGATCGGCTCCCTTTCCGAGGCCGAGGACGTGGTGCAGGAGACCTACACCCGTTGGTACGCCTTGTCCCCCACGCAGCGGGAAGCGATCGAGTCCCCGGGAGCCTGGCTGACGACGGTCGCCAGCCGGATCTGCCTGGACCTCCTCGGGTCGGCGCGTGCGCGGAGGGAACGCTATGTCGGCGAGTGGCTTCCCGAACCGCTGCCGGGGCATGTCGAGTGGACGACCGGGCGGCCGCCCGCCGTCGACCCGGCCGACCGGATCACCCTCGACGAGTCGATCAACATGGCGTTCCTCGTCGTGCTCGAATCGCTGACCCCGGCCGAGCGGGTCGCGTTCGTCCTGCACGACGTGTTCCGTTACGCCTTCGCCGAAGTCGCGGAGATCGTCGGCCGCAGCCCGGCCGCCTGCCGCCAGCTGGCGTCCTCCGCGCGACGACGTATTCGCGCGACGCAGGTCGCGCCCACCCCGGTCGCCCGGCAGGCCGATCTCGTCAGGGAATTCAAGAAGGCTTGGGAGGCGCAGGACATCCAAGCGCTCATCGGTCTCCTCGATCCCGACGTGAAGGCGGCCAGCGATGGCGGCGGGGTCGTCAGGGCGGCACTGCATCCGTTCGAAGGGAGCGACGAGGTCGCCTCCTATCTGATGACGTTGGCGCGGTGGACGTCCGGTCTCGATCTGGTGGAGCGGGACGTCAACGGCCTGCCCGGCCTCGTGCTCCAGCAGGCAGGACAGACCGTCGCCGTCTTCGCGTTCCACGTCGCCGGGGACCGCATCCAGCACATCTGGGGGATGCGGAATCCGGAGAAGCTCCGGCCCTGGTCCGGAGCCTGA
- a CDS encoding response regulator encodes MTVRVLIVDDHPVVRAGIAALLAGEPGFEVIGECASAEEAVRFATAQKPDVVLMDLQLGDGPDGVSATERLTALPDPPKVLVLTTYDAELDITRAVAAGATGYLLKAGPPEDLFKGIHAAARGETALAPQVAARLFGHMRAPAPALSPRETEIVQLVAEGLINRQIAARLFISEATVKTHLVHIYDKLGVDSRAGAVAVATERRIIRN; translated from the coding sequence ATGACCGTCCGGGTGCTGATCGTCGACGACCATCCGGTCGTGCGGGCCGGTATCGCCGCGTTGCTGGCCGGTGAGCCCGGCTTCGAGGTGATCGGCGAGTGCGCGAGCGCCGAAGAGGCCGTGCGCTTCGCGACCGCCCAGAAGCCGGACGTCGTGCTGATGGACCTGCAGCTCGGCGACGGTCCGGACGGCGTGAGCGCCACCGAACGCCTGACCGCCCTGCCGGATCCGCCGAAGGTGCTGGTGCTCACCACCTACGACGCCGAGCTGGACATCACCAGGGCGGTGGCCGCCGGCGCCACCGGTTACCTGCTCAAGGCGGGACCGCCCGAGGACCTTTTCAAGGGCATCCACGCGGCCGCGCGTGGAGAGACCGCGTTGGCGCCGCAGGTCGCGGCCCGGCTGTTCGGGCATATGCGGGCTCCGGCGCCCGCGCTGAGCCCTCGTGAGACCGAGATCGTGCAGTTGGTGGCGGAAGGGTTGATCAACCGGCAGATCGCCGCGCGCCTGTTCATCTCCGAAGCCACGGTGAAAACACACCTCGTCCACATCTACGACAAACTCGGTGTCGACAGCCGTGCCGGTGCGGTCGCCGTCGCCACGGAACGGAGGATCATCCGCAACTGA
- a CDS encoding fatty acyl-AMP ligase, with amino-acid sequence MTASPEDVPEQVLRTSIVERLFAREADPRPLFTHQDHSAGVDSTVTWTEFVSRVRVVAGALRLVTRPGDRVAVLTGQDLNYPLAFFGALAAGLVAVPLMAPGSASQRGRLTGVLADCGARVWLTSSAAVAKVREAGEPDHLIVVDELSGPGIDPVPVAPESPAYLQYTSGSTREPAGAVIPHRAVAAACWQASRAYAVDEGTTCAGWIPFFHDMGLIQLLCLPVHAGARSVFMSPAEFVHRPVRWLRQLADHPAVFTAAPNFAFDLAVEAAEEAGEDLDLSGVRVALNGAEPVQPRTVARFLEAFGPRGFRAEAHRPSYGLAEATVYVASAGAEGPRSAVFDREALAQGQAIEVPDGQELVSVGRPLGQRVRIVGDGVARPDGLVGEIWIHGPNVASGYWGRGDAAAFGGELDGVGGWLRTGDLGVFHHGELYITGRLKDLIVIDGRNFHPQDIEAVAGEAHPAIRRDRVAAFGVSDERGEGAMLVAEWAKNADADVKEVTRVVLRAVSREHDLTLRSVRLVPSGDLPRTSSGKVARAAARARYSRPRG; translated from the coding sequence ATGACCGCGTCGCCGGAGGATGTGCCGGAACAGGTGCTGCGCACCTCGATCGTCGAGCGGCTGTTCGCTCGTGAGGCCGACCCGCGGCCGCTGTTCACGCACCAGGACCACAGTGCCGGTGTGGACAGCACGGTCACTTGGACGGAGTTCGTCTCCCGAGTGCGAGTGGTCGCGGGAGCACTGCGCCTGGTCACACGGCCGGGCGATCGCGTCGCCGTGCTCACCGGCCAGGACCTGAATTACCCCTTGGCCTTCTTCGGTGCCCTCGCCGCCGGTCTGGTGGCCGTGCCGTTGATGGCACCGGGCAGCGCATCCCAGCGCGGCAGGCTCACCGGGGTGCTGGCGGACTGCGGCGCAAGGGTTTGGCTGACCTCTTCGGCCGCCGTCGCGAAGGTACGTGAAGCCGGCGAGCCGGATCACCTGATCGTGGTGGACGAGCTCTCCGGGCCGGGGATCGATCCGGTCCCCGTCGCGCCGGAAAGCCCCGCGTATCTGCAGTACACGTCCGGATCCACCCGGGAGCCCGCCGGTGCCGTGATCCCGCACCGGGCGGTGGCCGCCGCCTGCTGGCAGGCGAGCCGGGCGTACGCCGTCGACGAGGGCACGACCTGTGCCGGATGGATCCCGTTCTTCCACGACATGGGCCTGATCCAGCTGTTGTGCCTGCCGGTTCACGCGGGAGCGCGATCGGTGTTCATGTCGCCCGCCGAATTCGTGCATCGCCCTGTGCGCTGGCTGCGGCAGCTCGCCGATCACCCGGCCGTGTTCACCGCCGCGCCGAACTTCGCGTTCGACCTGGCCGTCGAAGCCGCCGAAGAAGCAGGGGAAGACCTCGATCTCTCCGGCGTCCGGGTCGCGCTCAACGGCGCCGAACCGGTGCAGCCACGGACGGTCGCGCGCTTCCTGGAGGCCTTCGGTCCGCGGGGGTTCCGCGCCGAAGCGCACCGTCCGTCTTACGGCCTGGCGGAGGCCACTGTGTACGTCGCGAGCGCGGGCGCCGAAGGTCCGCGAAGCGCGGTATTCGACAGAGAAGCCCTGGCACAGGGCCAAGCGATCGAGGTTCCGGACGGCCAGGAACTCGTCTCCGTCGGGCGCCCGCTCGGCCAGCGGGTCCGGATCGTCGGCGACGGCGTGGCGCGACCCGACGGCCTCGTGGGGGAGATCTGGATCCACGGACCGAACGTCGCGTCGGGATACTGGGGCCGTGGTGACGCCGCCGCGTTCGGAGGCGAACTCGACGGCGTCGGCGGTTGGCTGCGCACCGGTGACCTCGGCGTGTTCCACCACGGGGAGCTCTACATCACCGGCAGGCTCAAGGATCTCATCGTCATCGACGGCCGCAACTTCCACCCGCAGGACATCGAAGCCGTGGCGGGGGAGGCACATCCGGCGATCCGCCGCGACCGCGTCGCCGCATTCGGTGTCTCGGACGAAAGGGGCGAAGGGGCGATGTTGGTAGCCGAATGGGCAAAGAACGCCGACGCGGATGTCAAAGAAGTGACGAGAGTGGTATTGCGCGCCGTTTCACGGGAACATGATCTGACGCTGCGATCTGTCCGTCTGGTTCCCTCCGGTGACCTTCCGCGCACTTCCAGTGGCAAGGTCGCGCGGGCTGCGGCGAGGGCGCGTTATAGTCGGCCCCGTGGGTGA
- a CDS encoding roadblock/LC7 domain-containing protein translates to MDFDALIAELRTLRDNVAGVTDTVIAAVDGIPIVADAAKNIDPAEVSALAAANLGIARQAAEVTGKGTLRQTVVFSSDGYMAVYAIDRMALMVIMGDKQLNVGRLLFECRPVIDRISSILAA, encoded by the coding sequence GTGGATTTCGACGCACTGATCGCCGAATTGCGGACCTTGCGGGACAATGTCGCCGGGGTGACCGACACGGTGATAGCCGCTGTCGACGGAATACCGATCGTCGCCGACGCGGCGAAGAACATCGACCCCGCGGAGGTTTCCGCGCTCGCCGCCGCGAATCTCGGGATCGCGCGCCAGGCGGCCGAAGTGACGGGCAAGGGCACGCTGCGGCAGACCGTCGTGTTCAGCAGTGACGGCTACATGGCCGTTTACGCCATCGACCGGATGGCGCTCATGGTCATCATGGGAGACAAACAGCTGAATGTCGGCCGCCTTCTTTTCGAATGCCGCCCGGTCATCGATCGGATCAGTTCGATACTGGCCGCTTAG